The Epinephelus lanceolatus isolate andai-2023 chromosome 1, ASM4190304v1, whole genome shotgun sequence genome has a window encoding:
- the rps23 gene encoding small ribosomal subunit protein uS12 produces MGKCRGLRTARKLRNHRREQKWHDKQYKKAHLGTALKANPFGGASHAKGIVLEKVGVEAKQPNSAIRKCVRVQLIKNGKKITAFVPNDGCLNFIEENDEVLVAGFGRKGHAVGDIPGVRFKVVKVANVSLLALYKGKKERPRS; encoded by the exons ATGG GAAAGTGTCGTGGTCTGCGCACAGCCAGGAAGCTCCGTAATCACCGCCGTGAGCAGAAATGGCACGATAAACAGTACAAGAAGGCCCACCTGGGCACTGCCCTGAAGGCTAACCCCTTCGGAGGAGCCTCCCACGCCAAGGGCATCGTCCTTGAGAAAGT TGGTGTTGAGGCTAAGCAGCCCAACTCTGCCATCAGGAAGTGTGTGAGAGTACAGCTCATCAAGAACGGCAAGAAGATCACCGCCTTCGTCCCCAACGACGGTTGCCTCAACTTCATCGAG GAGAACGATGAGGTTCTGGTGGCAGGATTTGGACGTAAAGGTCACGCCGTCGGTGACATTCCTGGAGTTCGTTTTAAGGTGGTCAAAGTGGCCAATGTGTCCCTGCTGGCTCTCTACAAAGGCAAGAAGGAGAGACCCAGGTCATAA